The region GGCCGGGATAGAGATCAGGAGTCCAACGACGATGCCGAGTCCCCCGATCGCGAACGTTCGGGGTGCCGTCGTCAGCAAGACATCGGCCACGGGCTCGCCGGTGTTGATGCTGCGACCGAGGTTGAGTACCAGGAGATCGGTCATCCAGTCACCGTACTGGACCCAAATAGGCCGGTTGAGCCCGAGCTGTTCGCGGAGTCTCTCGACCGCTTCCGGCGTCGCTTCCGCCCCCAGCATCGCCTGTATCGGGCCCCCGGGAATCGCGCGGAGTCCAAAAAATACCGTCGTCGCCACGAGCCACATGACGAACATCGCGTGGACGGTCCGCTTGGCGATGTACCGTTTCAATCCCATCGCTCAATCACTCCGGAACTGTGAGTCACTCTTCAAGCCACACCCGGTGGAAGTTGCGCATGAACGGGATGTGGACGAATCCATTTACGTTTGAACGCTTGGCCGCCACGTCGTCAGTATGGACGAGGAACGCCCACGGCGCGTCAGCGATGACCTGATCCTCGATATCCCAGAGCGTCTGCTTCCGCTCCTCCCGGTCGAGCTGCCGGCGCTGCTTGTCCAGCAGCTCGTGAACCTCGTCGTCTTCATACCGGGTGAAGTTCCAGACGCCGTCCTCGCTGTGCTTCCTGAAGAAGTTGTACAGCCCCTGGTCGGGCTCTGGGTCACCCGCACTGCCCACGATGGTCGTGTCGTAGTCGGATGCGAACACGCGGTTCCAGTAGGTCGAACTCGTCACCTGATCGATCTCTACGTTGAGGCCGAGCTCGTTGAGCTGGTTCCGGACCGTTTTGGAGGCTCTTAGCGAGCCTTGTTGGGCCAGGATGCTGAACGATGCATCCGCGACGCCCTCTTCCTCCAACATCTGCTTTGCCTCTTCGGGGGCGTAGTCCTGGTCGCTCGGCTTGTCGTCCCGCCAGACCCAGTTGGTCGCCTTGGCAATCGGCCCGACGTCCGGGACGGCGTTGCCGAAGAAGGCGGTCTTGACGTAGGCCTCCGAGTCGAGGCCTTTGGCGACGGCCCGGCGAACCTTGCGTGATTTGAATAGGTCGGTCGTCATGTTGAGGCTGAGTCCGGACCAGTTGACCCCTGGGGCGGAGAGTTTATCGACGTCATTGGCGTCCTCGATCCGGGAGACGTTCTGGAGCGGCACCTCCTGGGCGAAGTCGATGTCCCCAGACTCAATCGCCGAAACGATGGTCGCTGCCTCCGGAATTGGTTTGATGTCCACCCCGTCGAGGTAGGGAAGCTGGTTGCCGTTCTCGTCGGTCTCGAAGTAGTCTTCGAACCGGTCCAGAGTGATGCGGTCACCCACCTCGTGTTCAGTTACTTTGAACGGGCCCGTCCCGACGGGCGTGAGCTGGTACTGCTCGGGACCCATCTCCTCGATGGCGTTCTTGTTGACGACGGTTGCCGCGCGGCCGGGGCCGCGCGTGAGATAAATCATTACCGGCGCGAACGCCTGCTCGAAGTTGAGCGTGACCGTATAATCATCCTCGACGACGACGCCCTCATCATCCGGGGGGAGTAACAGGGAGAGCTTCGGAGCCGCGGCGAGTTCCTCGTTGATCGTCCGCCGGATGGAGTAGGCGACGTCCTCGGCGGTGAAGTCGTCGCCGTTGTGGAACTTCACGTCATCCCGGAGCTGGAACGTAATCGTCGCACCATCGTTTGTGACCTCCCAGTCGGTCGCGAGGTCGCCACGAATCGTCAGGTCTCGACGGAGCGTGACGAGACCGCTGAAGATGTTGGAGGTGACCTGGAAGTAGATCGCCACCGGAATCTTCGGTGGGTCCAGTACGTCGATACTGCCGGTGAACCACCCGGCCTGAAGCCGACCACCGGTTTTGACGTCCGATTGAACCTCCGTCGCGGTGTCGGCCTCGGTCTCGGTTTCTTCAGTCGCTGTTTCGGTTGGAGTTGTCTCCACCTCGGTACTACACCCCGCCAAGCCGCCCATCCCGGCGGCACTGAGCAACTTCATCGTCGTCCGTCTATCGATGACCGGACCACTCAGGTCGTCGCTCGTTATCTCGTCATCTGTTGGCATACAACATGGATAACAGTCCGCCAATCATAAGAGTTGTTCAACCAGTAATGGTTTCGACTGGTTCAGTTCCTCTGACGCAGGAATGTTCTATTTCCCCGAATTCGAGAAGCAGGGAGTAGCTTCCGGTGTGTTCCTCGAAACTCGTTAGCTCCCCCCCTGTCAGAATTTAAACTAAATGACGTTGGTGCGTGGGCTGCCGGTGGCCGAACCTATTTTCACGTTGGCGCGAACCGTTCAGCCACCATGCCACTCAATAACACAGGGTCGTCTATCGGCGCTTTCGAGACGAGTTACGCGCCGCTCGCGATGGCGCTCGACGAACACGACTGTGACGCATTCGTCCACACCGGAGACCGGTTCGATGACACGATGCGATACCTGACCCGGTTTAGCGGTCCAGACAGGGCGTACGCCTTCATGTATGCGCCCGAACGGTCAGTGCTCTGTGCACCTTCACTGTTCGCCGAGCAGGCCCGCCGGGAGTTCGTCGGCGACGAGGTCCGCTCCGTGGACGAACAGGATGCGACGACGGCAGGCGGCCGGGCCGTCGAGACGCTTCAGTCCCGCGAGGAGATCGACCGCGTCCTGGTCGACGAGTCGATGCGCGAAGCCGAGTACCGACGGGTGACTGACGCCTACGAGGTGGTCGTCGCCGACGTCGACGTGGGGCGGAGGACGAAGACCGAGGCTGAGTGGCGACGCCACGAGCGTACACAGGCGGCCGCCCAGCACGGGATGGCCCGTGCGGAAAAAGTGCTCGCCGCGGCGACGCCCGATGGCGACAACCTGCTCTGGGAAGGTGACGTGCTGACGACAGAGGGGCTCCGTCGCGAGGCCAACGCCGTCATGGCGAGCCACGGTATCACCGACGCGGGTAACACCGTCATCGGTGCCGGGGAGTCGTGTGCGGACCTCCACTTCAAAGGCGAGGACCACATTCACCCAGACCAAACGGTACTTCTCGACATCTCGCCGCGGGGACCCGACGGCTACTACGGCGACTTCACCCGGAGCTTCGTCGCCGGCGACGTCGGAGACTGGGAACAGGAGGCCTACGATGCTGTGAAAGCCGCTCAAGACGCCGCGCTGGAGAGGCTCGAGGACGGAGCGGGACTTAGGGCGGGCGCGCCCCACGAGGCTGCCTGTGAGGTACTGGAGTCACGGGGATACCAGACGGGCGATGTCGATATCGGGCTCTACCACGGCGTCGGCCATGGTATCGGCGTAAGCCTCCACGAGGCACCGGGACTCAGTGGCGACGATCCGCTGGAGGCTGGTAACGTCGTCACCGTGGAGCCGGGACTCTACGACCCAGACCGCGGTGGGGTTCGTCTCGAAGATATCGGCGTCGTGACCGAGGATGGATTCAAAAACCTCACGGAATACCCCCGTTCACTCCGGCCCAATCCGGACGCCACCGCCTGGTAACAACAGCCGATATTCGTCGCGTAGCCAGTGCCGTCAGCGGACAACTGTCACCGGACACGGCGCCCACCGAACCACGTTCTCCGCGACGCTGCCGAGCAGCACGCGCGTCACGCCTGTTCGGCCTAGTCAGTCCACTCTCCGGGATAGCCCGTCGCGCCGGGACCGGGCGCCGCGGCGTAGCCGGCGGCGATGGCGTCGACCGCCGTGAGCACCGCCACGCCGGATCAATGAAGTTCAGCAGCGCGTGTTCGAGCGCGTTTTCGGACTGACGCAAGCCGTCGACCGAGAGAGCACCTCCTGTTCGGACATATCGATATCGTCGACTCAGGACGGCGAAAAGCTACGAGCCGACCGGTTACGGCGATCGCTCCCTTCGCTCGTGGTAGACTGGCCCTCGGATTACTCTTCAAGATCGTCGTAGGGCCAGCGCCCACCCATCTTGAGTTCCTGGATATAGCCCTCGTCGATGGCGTCTCGCGTTTCGGCGCGGCTGCGATGCTCGACCGAGAATGAGTCCTGTGCGGCGCGGTAGACCGCTTCCGTCACCAGCGTCGCCACGTCCCGCAGGTCCCGAGAGTCGAGTTTGTCCAGCGTGTCAGCGTGGGTGTGACCCCAGCCGCGGCCGGACTGGTTCGAGGTGGTGGCGGTCATCGTCGAGGGCACGCCTTCCTGGACGAACGCCCATTGGTCGCCGTGGGGTGAGATGGTGTCACCCGTCGAAAGCGGGGCGTCGAAATCCGCCGCGACGGACTCAAACAGTTCCCCCAGCGCGTCGAACTCGTTTGTGCCGACTCGGAGGTTTCGGGAGCTACAGGCGCCGTCGAGGTTGATGACGCATTTGACCTGGTCGAGGTCGGTCATCTCGGCGCAGTGGTAGGCCCCCCAGAGGCCGATTTCCTCGGACCCGAACGTCACCAGCCGGACACGGCTGTCCAGGTCATCAGCAACCGACGTGAGCAGACGCCCGACTTCGGCAGTCAGCACGGAACCGGCGCCGTTGTCGTTGGCGCCATCGGCGATGTCGTGGGCGTCGACGTGGGCCGTGACGAGCACCTCGTCGTCGGCATCGCTCGGGCCGACGACGGCCTCAACGTTCCGCGAGGTGGTCTCCTCGTTCCGGCACTCTGTGACCACAGTCGCCTCGCACTCGCCTTCCTCGGCGTAGCGTTCCAGCCGCGCACCGACTTCCTTGCTCACGCCGACAGCGGGGATGGGGCCGGGGCGGTTGTGGTAGCCCACCTCGCCGGTGGGCGGGAGCGCCCCCTCGATGTGGTTACGGAAGACGAACGCGGCGGCGCCGTGATCCGCGGCGTTAACGTACTTCTCCATCCGGTGGAGCCACCGGTCGGCGTGCTCGGGCGTCTCGCTGGAGGCCATCGCGATGGCGCCCTCCAGTTTGTCGGCCTTCGCCTCGAACTCCTCGTAGGTGCCCGCGCCCACGTCGACCACGCGCCCGGTTGTCTCGCCAGAGGGGCTGCCCGGCAACGCGATGACCTGATGGCTACCCTCATGGACTCGCTCGACTGGCGCCCCGACAGTGAGCGACGAACTGCCGCGCCACCAGCCCGGGATCTCGAACTCGTCGATTCGGACCCCGTCGAGGCCGGCGTCGGCGAAGGCGTCCCGAATGACCTCGGCGCCCTGGGCCTCGCCGGCCTGTCCAGCCATACGGTTGCCCACGTCCACCAGCTCCTCGAGTCTGTTCCACGCGAAGTGGCTCGTCTGTGCGTCGCCGACGACCTCGTCGGGTAGTTCAACCATGGCTCCGAGGTTTACCGGGTGCGGTAAATGGGTATGGATGGGGGAGAGGCAGGCTGGGAAAACGGGAGGGCGGTCAGTCGTCGGCGGCCGCCGTCACCGGGCCGTGTTCGATTTCGGCGCCGAGCAGTTAGAGATGTCCCACGTTACCGAGCAACAAGCTCCTACGCGGTCGGACTCCCGAGCACGCACAGCAAATGGCAGTCCTATGGGGCCGTCGTCTCCAGAACCGTCTTCACGCCCTCGACGTGCATCGCGAGCGGGAGCGACGCCGCAACGCCGCCGCCACGCTCGGGCGCCTCTGCCTCGTCGACCGCCTGCTGTGGGGTGTACGGGAGGTGGACGAAGCCCGCCGGAGTCTCGCGGCCCTCCTGTTCGAACTGTTCGAGCAGGCTGTAGAGCGCGTGGTTACAGCAATGCGTCCCGGCGGAGTTCGACACGCGGGCGGGAATGCCGGCCGCCAGCATCGCCGTAACGGATTCGACGACGGGAATCGTCGAAAGGTGCGCGTCGGCGCCGTCGGCGACGATGGGTGTCGCATGCGGAGCGTTCTCAGCGTTGTCCGGCACCGTCACCGCGTCGTCGACGTTGATGCCGACGCGCTCGACGCTAATCGCACTTCGACCGCCGGCGAGGCCGGTGGCAACCACCGTATCCGGATCGTGTTCCGCCACCAGCCCAGCCAGCTCGTCGCCGACGCGGTCGAACTCGACCGGGAGCACCGCCCCGACCACTTCGTGGCCGGCGACGGTCTCGCCATCGAGTCGTTCTGCGACCTGCTTGCTGGGGTTCTCGTCGTGATCGCCGAAGGGCTCGTAGCCCGTACAGAGAAGCGTCATACCGGGATGCGGGCTGCCGTGGGTATTTCCGTTGGGGTGGAGGCAATCACCTTGGACACGACCGTTCGTGTGTGGCGGCCGAACGCCGAACTCTCGGGAAGCACCAGTAGCCGGCTGTGTCACGTCGGCTCGTCAATGGTAATCCGCCCCTGGATTTCCCAACTGGAGTCGGGACTGATGGTGATGCCCTCGCTCTCGAGGCGATCCTTGACGGCACGGGCGTACGCAGACCGGGTCGCGAACACCTCGCGCCGGTTCGGGTCGTCGACCCAGTAGGAGACGCGGATGCTGACCTGCTCCCCCAGTTCGTCGACGTACGCTGTGGGTGGTGGCTCCGCGAGGATGCCGTCCGTCATCACAGCGACCGCTTCGAGATGGGCCAACACCTCGGAGATGTCGTCGTCGTAGGCGACGCCGAGTTCCTGAACGATGCGGTGGTTCCCCTGACCGTACGGGCGGATGATC is a window of halophilic archaeon DL31 DNA encoding:
- a CDS encoding ABC-type transporter, periplasmic subunit (PFAM: Bacterial extracellular solute-binding protein, family 5~KEGG: hwa:HQ1486A ABC-type dipeptide/oligopeptide/nickel transport system, substrate binding protein) is translated as MPTDDEITSDDLSGPVIDRRTTMKLLSAAGMGGLAGCSTEVETTPTETATEETETEADTATEVQSDVKTGGRLQAGWFTGSIDVLDPPKIPVAIYFQVTSNIFSGLVTLRRDLTIRGDLATDWEVTNDGATITFQLRDDVKFHNGDDFTAEDVAYSIRRTINEELAAAPKLSLLLPPDDEGVVVEDDYTVTLNFEQAFAPVMIYLTRGPGRAATVVNKNAIEEMGPEQYQLTPVGTGPFKVTEHEVGDRITLDRFEDYFETDENGNQLPYLDGVDIKPIPEAATIVSAIESGDIDFAQEVPLQNVSRIEDANDVDKLSAPGVNWSGLSLNMTTDLFKSRKVRRAVAKGLDSEAYVKTAFFGNAVPDVGPIAKATNWVWRDDKPSDQDYAPEEAKQMLEEEGVADASFSILAQQGSLRASKTVRNQLNELGLNVEIDQVTSSTYWNRVFASDYDTTIVGSAGDPEPDQGLYNFFRKHSEDGVWNFTRYEDDEVHELLDKQRRQLDREERKQTLWDIEDQVIADAPWAFLVHTDDVAAKRSNVNGFVHIPFMRNFHRVWLEE
- a CDS encoding peptidase M24 (PFAM: Peptidase M24, structural domain~KEGG: nmg:Nmag_4052 peptidase M24); its protein translation is MPLNNTGSSIGAFETSYAPLAMALDEHDCDAFVHTGDRFDDTMRYLTRFSGPDRAYAFMYAPERSVLCAPSLFAEQARREFVGDEVRSVDEQDATTAGGRAVETLQSREEIDRVLVDESMREAEYRRVTDAYEVVVADVDVGRRTKTEAEWRRHERTQAAAQHGMARAEKVLAAATPDGDNLLWEGDVLTTEGLRREANAVMASHGITDAGNTVIGAGESCADLHFKGEDHIHPDQTVLLDISPRGPDGYYGDFTRSFVAGDVGDWEQEAYDAVKAAQDAALERLEDGAGLRAGAPHEAACEVLESRGYQTGDVDIGLYHGVGHGIGVSLHEAPGLSGDDPLEAGNVVTVEPGLYDPDRGGVRLEDIGVVTEDGFKNLTEYPRSLRPNPDATAW
- a CDS encoding peptidase M28 (PFAM: Peptidase M28; Protease-associated PA~KEGG: nmg:Nmag_3990 peptidase M28) produces the protein MVELPDEVVGDAQTSHFAWNRLEELVDVGNRMAGQAGEAQGAEVIRDAFADAGLDGVRIDEFEIPGWWRGSSSLTVGAPVERVHEGSHQVIALPGSPSGETTGRVVDVGAGTYEEFEAKADKLEGAIAMASSETPEHADRWLHRMEKYVNAADHGAAAFVFRNHIEGALPPTGEVGYHNRPGPIPAVGVSKEVGARLERYAEEGECEATVVTECRNEETTSRNVEAVVGPSDADDEVLVTAHVDAHDIADGANDNGAGSVLTAEVGRLLTSVADDLDSRVRLVTFGSEEIGLWGAYHCAEMTDLDQVKCVINLDGACSSRNLRVGTNEFDALGELFESVAADFDAPLSTGDTISPHGDQWAFVQEGVPSTMTATTSNQSGRGWGHTHADTLDKLDSRDLRDVATLVTEAVYRAAQDSFSVEHRSRAETRDAIDEGYIQELKMGGRWPYDDLEE
- a CDS encoding Pyroglutamyl-peptidase I (KEGG: hbo:Hbor_26710 pyroglutamyl peptidase I~PFAM: Peptidase C15, pyroglutamyl peptidase I); protein product: MTLLCTGYEPFGDHDENPSKQVAERLDGETVAGHEVVGAVLPVEFDRVGDELAGLVAEHDPDTVVATGLAGGRSAISVERVGINVDDAVTVPDNAENAPHATPIVADGADAHLSTIPVVESVTAMLAAGIPARVSNSAGTHCCNHALYSLLEQFEQEGRETPAGFVHLPYTPQQAVDEAEAPERGGGVAASLPLAMHVEGVKTVLETTAP